One window of Sphingobacteriales bacterium genomic DNA carries:
- a CDS encoding transposase: protein MVRGRKQGSKNRPKQPNPTASFRAFTALLNKLLSCLPGINLTYMVADCAYASADYFSAVTKTGLHLITRLPVNAALVYAYSDPVAPKHRGRPKNTEKK, encoded by the coding sequence TTGGTTCGTGGCAGGAAGCAAGGCAGCAAAAACCGACCCAAGCAGCCCAATCCTACGGCATCCTTTCGGGCATTCACCGCCTTGTTAAACAAGTTGCTTTCGTGCTTACCGGGCATCAACCTGACCTATATGGTAGCAGACTGTGCTTATGCCTCGGCAGATTATTTCTCTGCGGTAACAAAGACCGGACTTCACCTGATTACCCGTTTGCCTGTAAATGCCGCCCTCGTCTATGCCTACTCAGACCCAGTAGCCCCAAAACATCGGGGAAGACCCAAAAATACGGAGAAAAAGTAG
- a CDS encoding calcium/sodium antiporter, whose protein sequence is MLFSILLLIAGFLLLIKGADWLVTGASSLAKRFNISELVIGLTIVAFGTSAPELVVNVLASFKGANDIALGNIIGSNIFNLFFILGIAGLIYPITVHRNTVWREIPYSLFAALVVLLMANDVFIDGVSDNRIDRTDGIMLLLFFVAFLYYAYLSIQTEDPNTTEEEEIKVMSGIKSGGLTVIGLGLLIFGGKLVVDNAIDIAVNLQISEKLIGLTIVAAGTSLPELATSAVAAYRKRSEIAIGNVVGSNIFNVFFVLGSSAVISPIQYNISFNTDILLFIVGTLLLFSAMFIGKKHLLERWAALTLIIVFVFYTAFLIYKS, encoded by the coding sequence ATGCTATTTAGTATCCTTTTGTTGATTGCAGGATTTTTGTTGTTAATAAAAGGAGCAGATTGGTTAGTAACCGGTGCCTCTTCTTTGGCAAAAAGGTTTAACATTTCAGAATTAGTCATTGGACTTACTATTGTTGCATTTGGCACATCAGCCCCCGAACTTGTTGTTAATGTCTTGGCCTCATTCAAAGGTGCTAACGATATCGCTTTAGGAAACATAATAGGCAGTAACATTTTTAACCTATTTTTTATTCTCGGCATTGCCGGGCTGATTTACCCAATCACTGTCCATAGAAATACGGTTTGGCGCGAAATTCCTTATTCATTGTTTGCTGCTTTAGTAGTTTTGCTAATGGCCAATGATGTGTTTATAGATGGAGTATCGGATAACCGAATAGACCGAACAGATGGTATTATGTTGTTGCTCTTTTTCGTAGCTTTTTTGTATTATGCTTATCTTAGTATCCAAACAGAAGACCCAAACACAACAGAAGAAGAAGAGATAAAAGTGATGAGTGGAATAAAATCCGGAGGATTGACGGTAATTGGATTGGGGCTTTTAATTTTTGGAGGAAAATTGGTGGTGGATAATGCTATTGACATTGCAGTCAACTTGCAAATCAGCGAAAAACTAATCGGATTAACCATCGTTGCCGCAGGTACTTCATTGCCCGAATTGGCTACTTCTGCAGTTGCTGCCTATAGAAAAAGGAGCGAAATTGCGATTGGTAATGTTGTTGGTTCTAACATTTTTAATGTCTTTTTTGTTTTAGGCAGCAGTGCTGTGATTAGCCCAATTCAATATAATATTTCGTTTAACACCGACATTTTATTATTTATTGTTGGGACATTATTGCTGTTTAGCGCTATGTTTATCGGAAAAAAACATTTATTGGAAAGATGGGCAGCACTAACACTTATAATCGTTTTTGTGTTTTATACTGCCTTCCTGATTTATAAAAGTTGA
- a CDS encoding phenylalanine--tRNA ligase subunit beta → MKISYNWLKAYLPIDLPVQKVGEILTGTGLEVEGIEKIETVTGGLEGLVVGLVLSAEKHPNADKLTLTTVDIGSGEPLQIVCGAPNVAAGQKVVVATVGTMLYPVEGEPFVIKKSKIRGETSEGMICAEDEIGLSHNHDGILILSPETEIGLPAKTALNLTEDYVFEIGLTPNRSDAGCHIGVAKDLAAALAINHGYEIKTKIPSVESFHVDNHNLTIPVAVENTEACLRYAGLTISNVTIKESPDWLKDCLKAIGIRPINNVVDATNFVLHDLGQPLHAFDADQIEGGKIVVKNLSAGTRFKTLDEVERTLDAEDLMICNGNNQGLCIAGVFGGITSGVTEKTKHIFLESACFHPQYIRRSSNRHNLRTDAATRFEKGVDPNLAVYALKRAALVIKEVAGGQISSEITDIYPNPVEKLTITLTYAHLKKLLGISIPPVKVKAILSALEMEILDETQESLKVAVPTNKVDVHREADLIEEVIRIYGLNNIPFTNTITSAIAYTQKPDVQAVKNVTANLLTGLGLNEIMTASITNINYYSENEQVGLVRLLSSVNANYNIMRKNMLYSGLEVIAHNQNHKNTDLRFFEFGHTYHYVQSETQGNHPTQNYIESSHLSIFLTGNQQNEIWRSKQREVNFYDLKEITDKILERFGITPVQLVIPSNENTAFEYTLQYFYRKRLLAETGKVKKSKLQLFEVKNPVYFANLNWENLIWALKQIKTGFTVIPKYPNVRRDLALLLDESVSFSQIADIAVKSAGNLLQSVNLFDVYEDESKLGKNKKSYAVSFILQDSEKTLTDKEIERVMMRITDTCKQQLQAELR, encoded by the coding sequence ATGAAGATATCCTACAACTGGTTAAAAGCATACCTCCCAATTGATTTGCCTGTACAAAAAGTAGGGGAAATATTAACCGGTACCGGATTAGAAGTAGAAGGCATCGAAAAAATAGAAACTGTTACAGGTGGGTTAGAAGGGTTAGTGGTTGGTTTAGTTCTCAGTGCAGAAAAGCACCCAAATGCTGATAAACTCACCCTTACAACCGTGGATATTGGATCAGGCGAACCCTTGCAAATAGTTTGCGGAGCACCAAATGTAGCCGCCGGTCAAAAGGTTGTGGTTGCAACAGTCGGCACCATGCTTTATCCTGTTGAAGGAGAACCATTTGTAATTAAAAAATCAAAGATACGGGGAGAAACATCAGAAGGGATGATTTGTGCGGAAGATGAAATCGGGTTAAGCCATAACCACGATGGCATTTTGATATTATCGCCGGAAACTGAAATAGGTTTGCCCGCCAAAACAGCCTTAAATCTTACCGAAGACTATGTTTTCGAAATTGGTTTAACTCCAAATCGTTCTGATGCAGGATGTCATATCGGTGTAGCAAAAGATCTTGCCGCAGCACTTGCTATCAATCATGGATATGAGATTAAAACCAAAATACCTTCTGTGGAATCGTTTCATGTTGACAACCATAACTTGACAATTCCTGTAGCGGTTGAAAATACAGAAGCCTGTCTTCGTTATGCCGGGTTAACTATTAGCAATGTAACCATAAAAGAATCTCCTGATTGGCTAAAAGACTGTTTGAAAGCCATTGGTATCCGTCCGATTAACAATGTAGTTGATGCTACCAATTTTGTGCTCCATGATTTGGGGCAACCTCTTCATGCTTTTGATGCCGATCAAATTGAAGGAGGTAAAATTGTTGTTAAAAATCTTTCCGCAGGTACCCGCTTTAAAACCTTAGACGAAGTAGAACGAACCCTTGACGCTGAAGATCTGATGATATGTAACGGCAATAATCAGGGATTGTGTATTGCAGGAGTATTTGGAGGCATTACTTCGGGAGTTACCGAAAAAACCAAACATATTTTTTTGGAAAGCGCTTGTTTTCATCCGCAATATATCCGGCGAAGTTCCAATCGCCATAATCTTCGCACGGATGCTGCTACTCGTTTCGAAAAAGGGGTAGATCCAAATCTTGCTGTATATGCTTTAAAAAGGGCTGCTTTGGTTATCAAAGAAGTTGCAGGAGGGCAGATTTCATCAGAAATCACCGATATTTATCCCAATCCTGTCGAAAAACTAACGATAACACTGACTTATGCCCATTTGAAAAAATTGTTGGGCATCAGTATTCCCCCCGTAAAGGTTAAAGCAATTTTGTCCGCTTTGGAAATGGAAATATTAGATGAAACACAGGAATCGCTAAAAGTTGCAGTACCAACGAATAAGGTAGATGTGCATCGAGAAGCAGATTTAATAGAAGAGGTGATCAGAATTTATGGCCTCAATAATATTCCATTTACCAATACAATAACCTCAGCGATTGCTTATACCCAAAAACCCGATGTGCAGGCTGTCAAAAATGTTACTGCAAATCTTTTAACAGGTTTAGGTCTTAACGAAATCATGACCGCATCAATCACCAATATCAACTATTATTCCGAAAACGAACAGGTTGGATTAGTCCGTCTTTTAAGCAGCGTAAATGCAAATTACAATATTATGCGCAAGAACATGCTTTATTCGGGCCTTGAAGTGATTGCACACAATCAAAATCATAAAAATACGGATTTGAGGTTCTTTGAATTTGGTCATACCTACCATTACGTACAATCAGAAACTCAGGGCAATCATCCAACCCAAAACTATATTGAGTCATCTCATTTATCAATATTTTTAACCGGCAATCAACAAAACGAAATCTGGCGCAGCAAACAACGCGAGGTTAACTTTTACGACCTTAAAGAAATAACCGATAAAATTTTAGAACGTTTCGGAATTACTCCGGTTCAATTGGTAATTCCTTCAAATGAAAACACCGCATTTGAATATACTTTACAATATTTTTATCGAAAACGATTGCTGGCAGAAACAGGCAAGGTAAAAAAATCCAAGTTGCAGTTGTTTGAGGTAAAGAACCCGGTATATTTTGCAAACCTGAATTGGGAAAACCTGATTTGGGCCTTAAAACAAATAAAAACCGGCTTCACTGTAATTCCAAAATATCCCAATGTTAGACGGGATTTGGCCTTGTTGTTGGACGAATCTGTCAGTTTTTCACAAATTGCCGATATTGCTGTAAAAAGTGCAGGCAATCTGCTTCAGTCGGTCAACCTGTTTGATGTGTATGAAGATGAATCCAAATTAGGAAAAAATAAAAAATCTTACGCGGTGAGTTTCATTTTGCAGGATAGCGAAAAAACGCTGACCGATAAAGAAATTGAACGTGTAATGATGCGGATTACGGATACCTGCAAACAACAACTTCAAGCAGAATTGCGATAG
- the rny gene encoding ribonuclease Y: MEILTFVILAILGGGIGFYTGKKLASIAAKELMTNTEAESRRILLKAADEGEEQKKAYLIRAKEKAQLIRTESDRHVANNKKKVEEAENRLKQKESSFKQRLDQIKATEDELNKNAEDLKKKLDEIKQNNDEVQKVKESLQKQLETVHLKKQELDRESEMIQAKIGELAEQTIKLETDYARKIEAIAGLSAEEAKQQLVNAMKQKAETEAMAFVKDIVEEAKLKANKEAKKIIIQTIQRTAAEHTIENTVSVFNLESDDIKGQIIGREGRNIRALEAATGVEIIVDDTPEAIVISGYDPVRREIARLSLQRLVADGRIHPARIEEVVAKTRKQLEQQIIEIGERTVIDLNIHGLHPELIRAVGRMRYRSSYGQNLLQHSIETAKLCGIMAAELGLGANNIKLAKRAGLLHDIGKVPEEETELSHALLGMKIAEKHKEHPAIVNAIGAHHDEIEMSYLISPIIQACDAISGARPGARREILETYLKRINELEQLAMSYEGVDKAYAIQAGRELRVIVESEKVADERADELSFIISQKIQTEMQYPGQIKVTVIREKRAISFAR; encoded by the coding sequence ATGGAAATATTAACCTTTGTAATTTTAGCAATACTCGGAGGAGGCATTGGATTTTATACAGGGAAAAAGTTAGCTTCTATTGCCGCCAAAGAACTCATGACAAATACAGAAGCCGAATCCCGCCGGATTCTTTTAAAAGCAGCCGATGAAGGAGAAGAACAAAAAAAGGCTTATCTGATAAGAGCTAAAGAAAAAGCTCAACTAATAAGAACTGAATCGGACAGACATGTTGCCAACAACAAGAAAAAAGTAGAAGAGGCCGAAAACAGGTTAAAGCAAAAAGAAAGCAGTTTCAAACAAAGATTAGATCAAATAAAAGCTACTGAAGACGAACTGAACAAAAATGCCGAAGACTTGAAAAAGAAATTGGATGAAATCAAACAAAACAACGATGAAGTTCAGAAAGTTAAAGAAAGCCTGCAAAAACAGTTAGAAACTGTCCATCTTAAAAAACAGGAGTTGGATCGGGAAAGCGAAATGATTCAAGCTAAAATTGGAGAATTAGCTGAACAAACCATAAAATTGGAAACCGATTATGCGCGCAAAATTGAAGCTATTGCCGGATTAAGCGCCGAAGAAGCTAAACAACAACTCGTAAATGCAATGAAACAAAAAGCCGAAACCGAAGCAATGGCATTCGTAAAAGACATTGTGGAAGAAGCGAAACTAAAGGCAAATAAAGAGGCAAAAAAAATCATCATTCAAACAATACAACGAACTGCTGCAGAGCATACTATTGAAAATACGGTTTCGGTTTTTAATCTCGAATCTGACGATATAAAAGGTCAGATTATCGGGCGGGAAGGCAGGAATATCAGAGCTTTAGAAGCAGCCACCGGCGTTGAAATCATTGTGGACGATACTCCCGAAGCTATTGTTATTTCCGGTTATGATCCTGTCAGACGCGAAATTGCGCGTTTGTCTTTACAAAGATTAGTTGCTGATGGTCGCATTCACCCTGCCCGTATTGAAGAAGTTGTTGCAAAAACAAGAAAACAATTAGAACAACAAATAATTGAAATCGGTGAAAGAACCGTAATTGACCTGAATATTCACGGTCTTCATCCGGAACTAATTCGGGCAGTTGGACGTATGCGTTATCGTTCTTCTTATGGGCAAAATTTATTGCAGCACTCCATCGAAACCGCCAAACTTTGTGGAATCATGGCAGCAGAACTCGGTTTAGGTGCTAACAATATTAAACTCGCCAAACGTGCCGGACTTTTGCATGATATCGGAAAAGTTCCCGAAGAAGAAACTGAACTTTCTCACGCTTTATTGGGCATGAAAATAGCCGAAAAACATAAAGAGCATCCCGCTATTGTCAATGCAATAGGTGCTCACCACGATGAAATTGAAATGTCTTATCTGATTTCTCCGATTATTCAGGCTTGCGACGCTATATCAGGTGCTCGTCCGGGTGCAAGAAGAGAAATTTTAGAAACCTATCTGAAACGCATCAACGAACTTGAACAATTAGCCATGTCTTATGAAGGGGTTGATAAAGCGTATGCTATTCAGGCTGGAAGAGAATTACGGGTAATTGTAGAAAGTGAAAAGGTAGCGGATGAACGTGCCGATGAACTTTCATTCATCATCTCACAAAAAATCCAAACCGAAATGCAGTATCCCGGACAAATCAAGGTTACTGTTATCCGTGAGAAACGGGCGATTTCTTTTGCCAGATAG
- a CDS encoding sigma-70 family RNA polymerase sigma factor, with amino-acid sequence METINPIVIRGTVLDARTGEPIVGANAYLKSDRTNSSYSNTLGNFTLTITEYLPNEILIVSAAGYERYKEPIKTVQPLNLRLELFKRAGVKDDRTESDVFLVNKALNGEQKAYAGLMERYRDSIYFVIQKMVKNPEDSDDLTMEAFGKAFSKLSSYSPQFAFSTWLYRIAINNCIDFVRKKRVETFSLDEEPLEEENQAFSNDFESDMPDPEEALIKEQRILHLRTVLDHLNPKYRRLIELRFMQELSYEEIADELDLPLGTVKAQLFRAKDLLANIINIRKNIY; translated from the coding sequence ATGGAAACGATAAACCCGATTGTTATAAGAGGTACTGTTCTTGATGCAAGAACCGGAGAACCAATTGTTGGGGCAAACGCTTATTTGAAATCGGACAGAACGAACAGTTCTTATTCAAATACGTTGGGCAATTTTACCCTAACTATTACGGAATATTTGCCCAATGAAATTCTGATTGTTTCCGCTGCAGGTTATGAAAGGTATAAAGAGCCGATAAAAACAGTTCAGCCGCTCAATTTAAGACTGGAACTGTTCAAGCGTGCAGGTGTCAAAGACGACCGCACCGAAAGCGATGTGTTTTTAGTAAACAAGGCATTGAACGGGGAGCAAAAAGCTTATGCAGGATTGATGGAAAGATACCGCGATTCAATCTATTTTGTAATCCAGAAAATGGTTAAAAACCCCGAAGACAGCGATGATCTGACGATGGAAGCCTTTGGCAAGGCATTCAGCAAATTATCTTCTTATAGTCCGCAGTTTGCATTCAGCACCTGGCTGTACCGGATTGCCATCAATAATTGTATTGATTTTGTGAGAAAAAAGCGGGTTGAAACTTTTTCTTTAGATGAAGAACCTTTAGAAGAGGAAAATCAGGCTTTTAGCAATGATTTTGAATCTGATATGCCTGATCCTGAAGAGGCATTGATAAAAGAGCAACGCATTTTACATCTTCGTACAGTTTTAGATCATCTTAACCCCAAATATCGCCGGTTGATTGAACTGCGGTTTATGCAGGAACTCAGTTATGAAGAAATAGCCGATGAATTGGATCTTCCGCTCGGAACGGTTAAAGCACAATTGTTCAGAGCAAAAGACCTGCTGGCAAATATCATCAACATTCGCAAAAATATCTACTAA
- a CDS encoding glycosyltransferase, with amino-acid sequence MLHYFHLVEYRGLLYIFGFLLVLPALIRFCYCIFFLFPLLRKAGKQSVINQHNKEVTPVPISVLICARNEASNLKQYLPKVLMQQYPLFEVVVVNDASEDDTIEVLNELKNKHHQLKVVSISPSEKKGAGKRQALQKAIETASYPYFLLTDADCFPASPLWIERMSAHFHLGKQIVLGYGPYIEGKGFLNKLVSYETLHTALRYFSFANAGIPYMGVGRNLGYTRQLFESAGGFKEQMHLVSGDDDLLVNKAATRDNTAIEIHGDAFCYSQALSGWKEWYRQKARHLGVGKYYSFRHILVLGCFTLSDFLFYGMIIALFFISKTPLLLTALLLVSMILQFVFYYWATRLFKVKGITALIPVFDLLFPVYYIVFAPFMLTAKKISWKR; translated from the coding sequence TTGCTACATTATTTTCATCTTGTCGAATATCGGGGCTTGCTTTATATTTTTGGTTTTTTGTTAGTCTTACCGGCTTTAATCAGGTTTTGCTATTGTATTTTTTTTCTGTTTCCTTTGTTGCGAAAGGCCGGGAAACAATCAGTCATAAATCAGCATAATAAAGAGGTTACTCCTGTTCCAATATCGGTTTTAATTTGTGCCAGAAACGAAGCTTCGAATTTAAAACAATATCTGCCGAAGGTTTTGATGCAGCAGTATCCCCTTTTTGAAGTTGTGGTCGTCAATGATGCATCTGAGGATGATACCATCGAAGTCTTGAATGAACTGAAGAATAAGCACCATCAACTAAAGGTGGTTTCAATCAGTCCTTCTGAAAAAAAAGGAGCAGGGAAACGACAAGCCTTGCAAAAAGCGATTGAAACGGCCAGTTATCCATACTTTCTTTTGACCGATGCAGATTGTTTTCCGGCAAGTCCATTGTGGATAGAACGGATGTCTGCTCATTTTCACCTTGGTAAACAGATAGTTCTGGGTTATGGGCCCTATATTGAAGGAAAGGGATTCCTCAATAAATTAGTAAGTTATGAAACACTACATACTGCATTGCGGTACTTTTCATTTGCTAATGCAGGAATACCTTATATGGGAGTTGGCCGCAATCTTGGTTATACAAGACAATTGTTCGAATCTGCAGGCGGTTTTAAAGAACAAATGCATTTGGTTTCGGGAGATGATGATTTATTGGTCAATAAGGCGGCCACCCGTGACAATACAGCTATTGAAATACATGGTGATGCTTTTTGTTATTCGCAAGCGCTTTCCGGATGGAAGGAATGGTACAGGCAAAAAGCACGACATTTAGGAGTTGGCAAATATTATTCGTTTCGTCATATCCTGGTTTTGGGGTGTTTTACCTTATCGGATTTTTTGTTTTATGGTATGATAATTGCGTTGTTTTTTATTTCAAAAACACCTTTACTTTTAACTGCCCTCTTATTAGTTTCAATGATTTTGCAGTTTGTATTTTATTATTGGGCAACCCGTTTATTTAAGGTAAAGGGTATTACCGCGTTAATTCCGGTGTTTGACCTTCTTTTTCCTGTTTACTATATAGTGTTTGCTCCTTTTATGCTAACTGCAAAAAAGATTTCATGGAAACGATAA
- a CDS encoding cell division protein ZapA, giving the protein MEHTSEKDIKVIIADRTYKLKVLPQDENRVVQAAKVIKHRMRELQEAYGAKDKFDYLAMAALLICVELLEKQDHAEQEILDVGSKLTELEEILSDFMSKG; this is encoded by the coding sequence ATGGAGCACACGAGCGAAAAGGACATAAAAGTGATTATTGCCGATCGAACCTATAAACTGAAAGTACTCCCTCAGGATGAGAACAGAGTAGTTCAGGCGGCCAAAGTAATTAAACATCGTATGCGGGAATTGCAGGAAGCATACGGCGCTAAAGATAAATTTGATTACTTGGCAATGGCCGCACTTCTAATATGCGTGGAATTGCTTGAAAAACAAGACCATGCAGAACAGGAAATTTTAGACGTAGGCAGTAAATTGACAGAGTTGGAAGAAATTCTTTCCGATTTCATGTCGAAAGGTTAA
- a CDS encoding calcium/sodium antiporter: protein MILSVFILILGFVFLVKGADWLVSGASSLAKQFNISELVIGLTIVAFGTSSPELVVNVLAAFRGSSDIALGNIIGSNNFNTYVILGLAGMIYPLSVNRSTIWRELPYSLLTGLVLLLVANDVFVNQRIPNTIDRTDGIMLLLFFLAFLYYAYLSMQTDEPLTQKIDVMSSKRSLIYTIGGLAVLILGGKFVVDSAVDIARLMGVSEKLIGLTIVAAGTSLPELVTSAVAAFKKRSDIAVGNVVGSNIFNVFLVLGISSVIQPLDYNIVLNIDCLIFIVGNILLFGTMFVGKRHILDRWQASILFALFIGYTIYLIARQ from the coding sequence ATGATATTAAGCGTTTTTATATTGATTCTGGGATTTGTATTTTTAGTAAAAGGGGCAGACTGGCTGGTGAGTGGAGCTTCTTCTTTGGCGAAGCAATTTAATATTTCAGAATTAGTCATTGGACTTACTATTGTAGCTTTCGGTACTTCATCTCCCGAATTGGTAGTTAACGTTTTAGCTGCTTTCCGTGGCTCCAGCGATATTGCTTTGGGAAATATCATAGGCAGCAACAATTTCAACACTTATGTCATTCTAGGATTAGCAGGAATGATTTATCCGCTTTCTGTTAACAGGAGTACGATTTGGAGAGAATTGCCTTATTCTTTATTGACAGGATTAGTGCTTTTGTTGGTAGCTAATGATGTTTTTGTAAATCAACGCATACCAAATACAATAGACAGAACAGATGGCATTATGCTGTTATTGTTTTTTCTGGCTTTTTTATATTATGCTTACCTCAGTATGCAAACAGATGAACCATTAACTCAAAAAATAGACGTAATGAGTTCAAAAAGGTCTTTAATTTACACTATTGGAGGGTTAGCAGTTTTGATCTTAGGCGGAAAATTTGTGGTGGATAGTGCTGTTGATATCGCCCGTTTAATGGGAGTTAGTGAAAAATTAATAGGTCTTACCATTGTTGCTGCCGGTACTTCACTTCCTGAATTGGTAACTTCTGCAGTCGCCGCTTTTAAAAAACGCAGTGATATAGCAGTTGGTAATGTAGTTGGCTCTAATATCTTTAATGTATTTTTGGTGTTGGGCATAAGTTCTGTTATTCAACCTTTAGATTACAACATTGTACTAAATATTGATTGCCTTATTTTTATCGTTGGAAATATCCTTCTTTTTGGAACTATGTTTGTTGGCAAACGTCATATTTTAGATCGTTGGCAAGCTTCTATACTATTTGCCTTGTTTATAGGCTATACTATTTATTTAATTGCAAGACAGTAA